The Mycolicibacterium smegmatis genome has a window encoding:
- a CDS encoding AAA family ATPase, which produces MSQGFDDEFGGADQYDTPLSHLRLTARLNTSALDSRRGVVRLHPEVLAALGIREWDAVALTGTRTTAAVAGVAGPGVPAGTALLDDVTLSNAGVRENAAVLVSPVTVYGARSVTVSGSRLATQSISPATLRMALLGKVMTVGDTVSLLPRDLGPGTSTSAATSALASSVGITWTSELLTVTAVDPPGTVSVQPNSVVSWGTGTPEDPAPPPTGRHTVSPQRSEQPVSFDDVKVTHPQAVKLDEWLRLSLDEPELLKTLGATPHLGVLVSGPAGVGKATMVRAVCASRRVVELDGPEVGALQVDERLRSVTSAVAAVTESGGVLFIADVDALLPAGNEMRPPEPVATLILAELRKAVATPGVAFIATSAVPENVDARLRAPEVCDRELGLSLPDATARRSLLEMLLRGVPSEDLDLGDIADHTPGFVVADLAAVVREGALRAAARASSSDDDPVLRHEDLEGALTVIRPLSRSASEEVSVGSVTLDDVGDMVETKRALTEAVLWPLQHPDTFSRLGIDPPRGVLLYGPPGCGKTFVVRALASSGRLSVHAVKGSELMDKWVGSSEKAVRELFARARDSAPSLVFLDEIDALAPRRGQNFDSGVTDKVVASLLTELDGIEPLRDVVVLGATNRPDLIDPALLRPGRLERLVFVEPPDAAARRDILRTAGKSIPLADDVDLDSLADDLDGYSAADCVALLRESAMTAMRRSIDAADVTAADVAKARETVRPSLDPAQVESLREFAEKR; this is translated from the coding sequence ATGTCGCAGGGTTTCGACGACGAATTCGGCGGCGCCGATCAGTACGACACCCCCCTCAGCCATCTGCGGCTCACGGCACGCCTGAACACCTCCGCGCTGGACTCCCGCCGCGGCGTCGTGCGTCTGCATCCCGAAGTGCTTGCCGCGCTCGGCATCCGGGAGTGGGATGCGGTGGCCCTGACCGGGACGCGCACCACCGCGGCCGTCGCGGGCGTGGCCGGGCCCGGGGTGCCCGCCGGCACCGCACTGCTCGACGACGTCACGCTGTCCAACGCCGGGGTGCGCGAGAACGCCGCCGTGCTGGTGTCGCCCGTGACGGTGTACGGCGCGCGGTCGGTCACGGTGTCTGGTTCACGCCTGGCCACACAGTCCATCTCCCCCGCGACGTTGCGGATGGCCCTGTTGGGCAAGGTGATGACGGTCGGCGACACCGTCTCGCTGCTGCCCCGCGACCTCGGACCCGGCACGTCCACCTCGGCGGCCACCAGCGCTCTGGCGTCGTCGGTGGGCATCACCTGGACCTCCGAGCTCCTGACCGTCACCGCGGTCGATCCGCCGGGCACGGTGAGCGTGCAACCGAATTCGGTGGTGTCGTGGGGTACCGGTACTCCCGAAGATCCCGCACCACCACCCACGGGCCGGCACACCGTCAGCCCGCAACGGTCCGAACAGCCCGTGTCGTTCGACGACGTCAAGGTGACCCATCCGCAGGCCGTCAAACTCGACGAGTGGCTGCGGCTGTCCCTCGACGAGCCCGAACTTCTCAAGACCCTGGGCGCCACACCGCATCTGGGCGTGCTCGTGTCCGGTCCGGCCGGCGTCGGCAAGGCCACCATGGTGCGCGCGGTCTGCGCCTCGCGGCGCGTGGTGGAACTCGACGGCCCCGAGGTCGGTGCGCTGCAGGTCGACGAACGCCTGCGCAGCGTCACGTCGGCGGTGGCGGCCGTGACCGAGTCCGGCGGCGTCCTGTTCATCGCCGACGTCGACGCGCTGCTGCCCGCGGGCAACGAGATGCGGCCACCCGAACCCGTGGCGACGCTGATCCTCGCCGAACTGCGCAAGGCCGTTGCCACGCCAGGCGTGGCGTTCATCGCGACGTCCGCGGTTCCCGAGAACGTCGACGCCCGGTTGCGCGCACCCGAGGTGTGCGACCGCGAACTGGGGTTGAGCCTGCCCGACGCCACGGCCCGCAGGTCGCTGCTGGAGATGCTGTTGCGCGGGGTCCCGTCCGAGGACCTCGATCTGGGCGACATCGCTGATCACACACCCGGTTTCGTGGTGGCCGATCTGGCCGCCGTGGTCCGCGAGGGCGCGCTGCGGGCGGCCGCGAGGGCCAGTTCCTCCGACGACGATCCGGTGCTGCGTCACGAGGACCTCGAGGGCGCGCTCACGGTCATCCGGCCGTTGTCGCGTTCGGCGTCCGAGGAGGTGTCGGTCGGTTCGGTCACGCTCGACGATGTCGGCGACATGGTCGAGACCAAGCGTGCGCTCACCGAGGCCGTGTTGTGGCCGCTGCAGCACCCCGACACGTTCTCCCGCCTCGGCATCGACCCGCCGCGCGGCGTGCTGCTCTACGGTCCGCCCGGGTGCGGCAAGACGTTCGTGGTGCGCGCCCTGGCCAGTTCGGGTCGGTTGTCGGTGCACGCCGTCAAAGGCTCTGAGCTGATGGACAAATGGGTCGGCTCCTCGGAGAAGGCCGTGCGGGAACTGTTCGCCAGGGCCCGGGATTCGGCGCCCTCGCTGGTGTTCCTCGACGAGATCGACGCGCTCGCGCCGCGCCGCGGACAGAACTTCGACTCCGGGGTCACCGACAAGGTGGTGGCGTCGCTGCTCACCGAACTCGACGGCATCGAGCCGCTGCGTGACGTCGTCGTGCTCGGCGCCACCAACCGGCCCGACCTTATCGACCCGGCGTTGCTGCGGCCAGGGCGCCTCGAGCGCCTGGTGTTCGTGGAACCGCCGGACGCCGCCGCGCGCCGCGACATCCTGCGTACCGCAGGCAAATCCATCCCGCTGGCCGATGATGTCGACCTCGACAGCCTGGCGGACGATCTGGACGGCTACAGCGCGGCCGATTGCGTTGCGCTGCTGCGGGAATCGGCGATGACGGCCATGCGCCGCTCGATCGACGCGGCCGACGTCACGGCCGCCGACGTCGCCAAGGCGCGCGAAACCGTGCGTCCGTCACTGGATCCCGCGCAGGTGGAGTCGCTGCGGGAGTTCGCCGAGAAGCGTTAG